A genomic window from Periweissella cryptocerci includes:
- a CDS encoding WxL domain-containing protein, with the protein MKRSNKLSKIVTSALFATLILGAVPLTSVSADLPPYQSYGQIIFQSDNAVTLPENPFDPNPDKPVRPIDPIMPDGPNLGTAGPLSIDYASSFEFGTQLIPSDGKDHEYNATAQAFSEPDDSGDGFVSPGDPGEIGSNLGGSLSDKAPLYAQVTDKRGNENAGWTLKATVSDFTNKGETLAGVSIKIDGINTITEKGNTAGISPGAPTGSVELVPNAATTIMSAGTDDTATHNGFGTWLSVFGSASDLGTEKDATGGDRNVDKAVRLVVPESAEIADGTYEAEVNWELSDTPGSD; encoded by the coding sequence ATGAAAAGATCAAATAAGCTTTCAAAAATTGTGACATCAGCTTTATTTGCAACACTCATTTTAGGCGCGGTACCACTAACATCAGTGAGTGCAGACCTGCCGCCATATCAATCGTATGGGCAAATTATCTTTCAAAGTGATAATGCAGTCACTTTACCAGAAAATCCATTTGACCCTAATCCAGATAAACCTGTTCGTCCAATTGATCCCATTATGCCAGACGGACCAAACCTTGGGACGGCCGGACCTTTATCAATTGATTATGCGTCATCATTTGAATTTGGGACGCAGTTAATTCCTAGTGATGGGAAGGACCATGAATACAATGCAACGGCGCAAGCATTTAGTGAACCCGATGACAGTGGGGATGGTTTTGTTTCCCCAGGTGATCCAGGTGAAATTGGATCGAATTTAGGTGGCAGTTTATCCGATAAAGCACCGTTGTATGCGCAAGTTACCGATAAACGGGGGAATGAAAATGCGGGCTGGACGTTGAAAGCGACAGTCTCAGATTTCACTAATAAAGGGGAAACTTTAGCTGGTGTCTCAATTAAGATTGATGGCATTAATACAATTACTGAGAAGGGGAATACGGCAGGAATTTCTCCTGGTGCCCCCACTGGTTCTGTTGAATTAGTGCCCAATGCCGCAACAACGATTATGTCAGCCGGAACTGATGACACTGCGACACATAATGGTTTTGGAACATGGTTGTCAGTATTTGGATCTGCTAGTGATTTAGGTACGGAGAAAGATGCAACCGGTGGTGATCGTAACGTGGACAAGGCAGTTAGATTAGTAGTTCCTGAAAGTGCAGAAATTGCTGATGGCACATATGAAGCGGAAGTCAATTGGGAATTAAGTGATACCCCTGGAAGTGATTAG
- a CDS encoding WxL domain-containing protein: protein MKLSIKVICAAICIVGFAIPNASAADDTVNYTTATHVKLHENTDNNSQVDPESPTNVVTPADPNGHKPGVGTAGPLSIDYVSSLNFGMQKTSTVAQQYAAYATIISMDTSKKYVAPYVQVTDNRAMKTGWSLKVAQSTWTSDDSKQLNGATLSLGTQGALTNNLEEPYTNGDYAPVPVNDDIELDDSGEQQIVMTAEESKGFGTWVKTFGALASSSSAFPTEQNDFTNMPLTTGGAQLTVPESNTAGDNTYTTTLTWTLEDTP from the coding sequence ATGAAATTATCAATAAAAGTAATATGCGCCGCGATATGCATCGTAGGGTTTGCAATACCCAATGCTAGTGCGGCAGATGATACGGTTAACTATACAACCGCGACCCATGTTAAATTACACGAAAACACTGATAATAATTCGCAGGTTGATCCAGAGAGTCCAACTAATGTGGTAACGCCAGCCGATCCGAACGGTCACAAACCAGGTGTCGGCACGGCGGGACCATTGAGTATTGATTATGTGTCATCTTTAAATTTTGGTATGCAAAAGACATCGACTGTAGCACAGCAGTATGCCGCCTATGCCACGATTATCAGTATGGACACTAGTAAAAAATATGTAGCGCCCTATGTGCAAGTAACTGATAATCGTGCTATGAAGACGGGCTGGTCGTTGAAGGTGGCACAGAGTACGTGGACTAGTGATGATAGTAAGCAACTTAATGGCGCAACGTTATCATTGGGAACGCAAGGTGCGCTGACAAATAATTTGGAGGAACCATATACCAATGGTGACTATGCACCAGTACCTGTTAATGATGACATTGAACTAGATGACAGCGGTGAACAACAAATTGTAATGACCGCTGAAGAAAGTAAAGGTTTTGGTACTTGGGTCAAAACTTTTGGCGCGCTTGCGAGTTCATCATCAGCATTTCCAACAGAACAAAATGATTTTACCAATATGCCATTGACGACGGGTGGGGCACAATTAACGGTTCCTGAAAGTAACACAGCCGGAGATAACACCTACACTACAACGTTAACGTGGACGTTGGAAGATACACCATAG
- a CDS encoding DUF916 and DUF3324 domain-containing protein encodes MKKLFASIIATLGMFTLMTTTVSANQFNFAVEPQLPKNQINKKHSYFDLKVAPNQKQTLEVKLKNDTDKPVVVEAQINTAKTNSNGVVEYNSDKLKLDKSLPVAIKDILTAPETITIPAKSAKNLNLALKMPAKQFKGVLAGGITFKEVSTTKEAAKKKGVSIVNKYAYVVGVVLREENTPVAATMTMPKAYAGQVNFRNNIIAELHNTSAKYINQVEVTSKIYKKNGTKALYSNKKNQLQMAPNAIMDYPTSLGGQRLQAGKYTIKVDVKAGTDEWHFAEDFEITRREARSLNEQDVTVTEDNTWWFVAAGVVLLVGVIGLIYYRLRKKDKENKALRAQLEETGK; translated from the coding sequence ATGAAAAAATTGTTCGCTAGTATCATTGCAACACTAGGTATGTTCACGTTGATGACCACAACAGTTAGTGCCAACCAGTTTAACTTTGCTGTTGAGCCGCAGTTGCCTAAGAATCAGATTAATAAAAAACATTCATATTTTGATTTAAAAGTTGCCCCCAATCAAAAGCAAACACTTGAAGTAAAACTTAAAAATGATACCGATAAACCGGTGGTAGTTGAAGCTCAAATTAATACCGCTAAAACCAATAGTAATGGGGTTGTTGAGTACAATTCCGACAAATTAAAACTAGACAAAAGTTTACCAGTTGCCATTAAAGACATTTTAACAGCACCCGAAACGATTACGATTCCAGCTAAGTCAGCAAAGAACTTAAATTTGGCCTTAAAGATGCCGGCGAAACAATTTAAAGGTGTATTAGCGGGTGGGATTACATTCAAAGAAGTTAGCACAACTAAAGAAGCTGCAAAGAAAAAAGGGGTTTCGATTGTTAATAAGTACGCTTACGTTGTGGGGGTAGTTTTACGTGAAGAAAACACACCAGTAGCAGCAACCATGACGATGCCAAAAGCGTATGCGGGGCAAGTTAACTTCCGCAATAACATCATTGCCGAACTCCATAACACTTCAGCCAAATATATTAACCAAGTTGAAGTTACTTCAAAAATTTACAAGAAGAACGGAACTAAAGCCCTCTATTCTAATAAGAAAAATCAATTGCAGATGGCACCAAACGCAATCATGGACTATCCAACTTCACTAGGTGGACAACGTTTACAAGCCGGGAAGTACACGATTAAAGTTGATGTAAAAGCTGGTACGGATGAATGGCATTTTGCAGAAGATTTTGAAATTACCCGCCGCGAAGCACGGAGCCTCAATGAGCAAGATGTTACGGTTACCGAGGATAACACATGGTGGTTTGTCGCTGCCGGAGTGGTATTACTGGTGGGAGTGATTGGCTTGATCTACTATCGGTTGCGCAAAAAGGATAAAGAAAATAAAGCTTTGCGGGCCCAACTGGAAGAAACAGGTAAATAA
- a CDS encoding peptidylprolyl isomerase, protein MKINKQIMYAAVAGVILGGAMGFGSANQRDHASETLVTTKYGKISQQKYYNQIKDSTSAKQLLQAEITKQIVQHKYGHKVSDKMVNESYQNTAAAFGADWDAALKKSSYTEKTFKQQIRDNFEMRIAITENMELSNQDYVARFKTFQPKVTIAQIMLGNEKDAKKVIKQLNAGADFNELVKTESLDMATNSHDGELAPFDNNTKIDTAIKTAAFKLKKGEYSSTPVKGAEGYYVIKMLSNSDKGTWQAHKAELKNLIVDEYIAGEHGAGMKKIIKKLYQAANVDITDKSLKSLETVK, encoded by the coding sequence ATGAAAATTAATAAACAGATTATGTATGCGGCGGTAGCCGGCGTAATTTTGGGTGGCGCAATGGGGTTTGGTAGTGCAAATCAACGTGACCACGCCAGTGAAACGTTAGTTACGACTAAATACGGTAAAATTAGCCAACAAAAATACTATAATCAAATCAAAGACAGTACGAGTGCTAAACAATTGCTGCAAGCCGAAATCACAAAGCAAATCGTGCAGCACAAGTACGGTCATAAAGTTAGTGACAAAATGGTTAATGAAAGCTATCAAAATACCGCCGCGGCGTTTGGTGCGGATTGGGATGCGGCTCTAAAGAAAAGTAGTTACACTGAGAAAACCTTTAAGCAACAAATTCGTGATAATTTTGAAATGCGGATCGCAATCACTGAAAACATGGAGTTAAGTAATCAAGACTACGTGGCACGGTTCAAAACGTTCCAACCTAAAGTTACAATTGCACAAATTATGCTAGGTAATGAAAAAGATGCTAAAAAAGTAATTAAGCAACTTAATGCAGGGGCTGATTTTAATGAATTGGTAAAAACTGAATCCTTGGACATGGCGACCAATAGTCATGATGGTGAGTTAGCGCCATTCGATAACAATACCAAAATTGATACAGCGATTAAGACCGCCGCCTTCAAATTAAAAAAAGGCGAGTACAGCAGCACCCCAGTTAAAGGGGCAGAGGGTTACTACGTAATTAAGATGTTGAGTAACTCCGACAAAGGCACTTGGCAAGCGCATAAGGCTGAATTAAAGAATTTAATTGTGGATGAATATATCGCGGGCGAACATGGCGCCGGTATGAAAAAAATTATCAAAAAACTTTATCAAGCAGCCAACGTGGATATTACTGACAAGTCACTCAAGTCATTAGAAACAGTCAAATAA
- a CDS encoding ATP-binding cassette domain-containing protein, whose product MTLQVKNLTKSIQNKVVLENVNIEFKTGEIVGLVGRNSVGLSTLLKTLTRRSKIDAGDVLYNGESIFVKTELLQKINFTNATWNFFSSNTLLQIAKTFEIAYPNFKTYSLLGQLEERGVPVEEKYSRLSTGMQALFRVMLGFATNAEYILLDEPLNGIDTIWREEVIEVIRKEMAARKVGVVITSHHLNELDLLADRIVILRNRTVWHEYAHNELNEKARKLQIVVRDEDTDFSDIPGTVIEHEGHVFKIVFSEYADETHQKIEALNPIFYEFLSVTLDDLYHVTIDEGEVEDANDEYANEKDDQE is encoded by the coding sequence ATGACCTTACAAGTTAAAAATTTAACAAAAAGTATTCAAAATAAAGTCGTCTTAGAAAATGTGAACATTGAATTTAAAACTGGTGAAATCGTGGGGCTCGTTGGCCGAAATTCAGTTGGATTATCAACGCTTTTAAAAACGCTAACCCGGCGTTCAAAGATTGATGCCGGGGATGTTTTATATAATGGTGAATCAATTTTTGTGAAAACGGAGTTACTACAAAAGATAAACTTTACCAACGCGACGTGGAATTTTTTTAGCAGTAATACGCTTTTGCAGATTGCGAAAACTTTTGAAATTGCTTACCCGAATTTTAAAACGTATTCGCTGCTTGGGCAACTTGAAGAACGTGGGGTACCAGTCGAAGAAAAGTATAGCCGACTCTCAACGGGGATGCAGGCACTTTTTCGGGTCATGTTGGGCTTTGCGACTAATGCGGAATATATCTTATTGGATGAACCCTTGAATGGGATTGATACAATTTGGCGTGAAGAAGTTATCGAGGTAATTCGTAAGGAAATGGCGGCACGCAAAGTAGGCGTTGTGATTACTTCGCACCACTTGAACGAGCTTGATTTATTAGCCGATCGTATTGTTATTTTACGTAATCGGACCGTGTGGCATGAATACGCCCATAACGAACTTAACGAAAAGGCACGTAAGCTACAAATTGTGGTCCGCGACGAAGATACTGACTTTTCGGATATTCCAGGGACGGTTATCGAGCACGAAGGACACGTGTTCAAAATTGTATTTAGTGAATATGCAGATGAAACCCATCAAAAAATTGAAGCGCTAAATCCGATTTTTTACGAGTTTTTAAGTGTGACCTTGGATGATTTATATCATGTGACAATTGATGAAGGGGAGGTAGAGGATGCAAATGATGAATACGCGAATGAAAAAGACGACCAAGAATAA
- a CDS encoding transporter substrate-binding domain-containing protein, producing MQMMNTRMKKTTKNNKVRQIVLMVIAVCFGLQIFGGQMNADTREYSIGLEDNYAPFSSKNEIGQWVGISPDLMKEIAALEGFECRFVEKNFKEASDQVLSGEIDATMPVSIIPERQAGFDFSEPFFKSGIVAAIYQGTDINSLEDLKGKKVGVKRGTTDAMHAYKLAAKYNFTVVESSNTHAVYNDVIIGKVAATFDDEPIIESLIDNGVPLKIITKPVSITSNSLIVKKGTNSELIQKFNHGLAQLKKSGRYDEIVKQYMPTKRPQPTITAEMTTVDMGDFWRANKKVLLLGLVLLVVMFGVIWVLARALALSLYHHSKKHPKLDDLLERIPAFIIGNVVVLVVGVVLALVLAQFSTFNWVGWIIGVVLITLLEGLAFAKRLDQVTIADTKLRRKVLRQYHLRGVVRDILVLAMAGYYIATATGTIKMMVDVYAFEIWSGIFVGFIVILSILTIWQRKVVHIIEDNN from the coding sequence ATGCAAATGATGAATACGCGAATGAAAAAGACGACCAAGAATAATAAAGTGCGCCAGATTGTCTTGATGGTTATTGCGGTGTGCTTTGGTTTGCAAATTTTTGGTGGGCAAATGAATGCTGATACACGGGAATATTCAATCGGTCTTGAGGATAACTATGCCCCGTTTTCATCAAAAAATGAAATAGGTCAGTGGGTGGGAATATCACCGGATTTAATGAAAGAAATTGCGGCACTGGAAGGTTTTGAGTGCAGATTTGTGGAAAAGAATTTTAAGGAAGCAAGTGATCAAGTCTTAAGCGGTGAAATTGATGCGACAATGCCCGTTTCGATTATACCGGAACGTCAAGCTGGCTTTGACTTTTCAGAGCCGTTTTTTAAATCAGGAATCGTGGCCGCGATTTATCAAGGGACCGATATCAATAGTTTAGAGGATTTGAAGGGTAAAAAAGTTGGGGTTAAGCGTGGAACAACGGATGCGATGCACGCTTACAAATTAGCGGCAAAATATAATTTTACAGTTGTTGAATCGAGTAACACGCACGCCGTGTATAACGATGTAATCATTGGCAAAGTCGCGGCAACATTTGACGACGAACCCATCATTGAAAGTCTGATTGATAACGGGGTGCCGTTAAAAATTATTACTAAACCGGTAAGTATTACTAGTAACTCATTGATAGTTAAAAAGGGTACTAATTCTGAATTGATTCAAAAATTCAATCATGGTTTGGCGCAACTAAAAAAGAGTGGCCGCTATGATGAAATTGTTAAGCAATATATGCCGACAAAACGACCGCAACCAACCATCACTGCCGAAATGACGACCGTTGACATGGGCGATTTTTGGCGGGCTAACAAAAAAGTATTACTACTTGGTTTAGTGTTATTAGTAGTGATGTTTGGTGTGATTTGGGTGCTGGCACGAGCATTGGCGCTTAGTTTGTATCACCATAGCAAGAAGCACCCAAAACTTGATGATTTATTGGAACGAATCCCAGCATTTATAATTGGGAATGTTGTAGTACTTGTTGTTGGGGTAGTACTGGCACTTGTCTTGGCACAGTTTTCTACGTTTAACTGGGTTGGTTGGATTATTGGAGTGGTTTTGATTACCCTCTTAGAAGGATTGGCATTTGCCAAGCGCTTGGACCAAGTTACAATTGCTGACACTAAGCTACGGCGTAAAGTATTACGGCAATACCATTTACGTGGTGTGGTGCGTGATATTTTAGTTCTTGCCATGGCTGGATATTACATTGCCACTGCAACTGGCACGATTAAAATGATGGTAGATGTGTATGCGTTTGAAATTTGGAGTGGTATCTTCGTTGGTTTTATTGTAATTCTGAGTATTTTAACAATTTGGCAACGTAAAGTGGTCCACATAATTGAAGATAATAACTAA
- a CDS encoding YbaK/EbsC family protein, with product MGKKKDKLKKTLPEQMLDKAGVAYESLAFAWHEEHGVAQFEHGDIEEHSIYKTLALIGNVTGPVVGVVPLDYHLSEKKLAAVSGNKKVDMIPLKDLVKTTGYVHGANNPVGIWQTKHFPIFIDEEAKRQGTMIVSGGEVGRSIKIDATELAEFVHAKFVDLRQ from the coding sequence GTGGGTAAGAAAAAAGATAAATTAAAGAAGACACTGCCAGAACAAATGCTGGATAAAGCCGGTGTGGCGTATGAAAGTTTAGCCTTTGCTTGGCATGAAGAACATGGTGTCGCTCAGTTTGAACATGGGGATATCGAAGAACACAGTATTTATAAGACTTTGGCATTGATTGGAAATGTTACCGGACCGGTGGTTGGTGTGGTGCCTTTGGATTATCATTTATCAGAAAAAAAGTTAGCAGCAGTTTCTGGTAATAAAAAAGTGGACATGATTCCACTGAAGGATTTGGTGAAGACAACGGGTTATGTGCACGGTGCTAACAATCCGGTCGGTATCTGGCAAACTAAGCATTTTCCGATTTTCATTGATGAAGAAGCCAAACGCCAAGGCACGATGATTGTTTCAGGTGGTGAAGTTGGCCGCTCAATTAAGATTGACGCCACAGAATTAGCAGAATTTGTTCACGCAAAGTTCGTAGATTTACGCCAATAG
- a CDS encoding HD domain-containing protein, with amino-acid sequence MKQEVQLQAITEFTERVLGGDKSGHDMSHIHRVVQSARAILATEPTADPFIVIAAATLHDTYDDKLFTDVAAAKADVVAMLIANAVSSDTQAAIFFIIDNMSWSKTMNGEGLPLDINGQIVQDADRLDAIGAMSIARVFIFGGGHGHIMYDPAIKPRTSMSKAEYRRDDEGTMINHFYEKLLLLVDHLNTTKAKTVGAHRQQIMLDYLAAFKEEWDGKDL; translated from the coding sequence ATGAAGCAAGAAGTACAATTACAAGCCATCACAGAATTTACGGAGCGAGTTCTGGGTGGTGATAAATCTGGGCACGACATGTCCCATATTCATCGCGTTGTTCAAAGTGCACGAGCTATTTTAGCAACGGAACCTACTGCTGATCCATTTATTGTAATCGCTGCAGCAACATTACACGATACGTATGATGATAAGTTATTTACCGACGTGGCAGCAGCTAAGGCCGACGTGGTCGCAATGCTGATAGCCAATGCGGTTAGCTCAGATACGCAAGCTGCCATTTTTTTCATCATTGATAATATGTCGTGGTCGAAAACCATGAATGGAGAAGGTCTACCATTAGATATTAACGGCCAGATTGTCCAAGATGCCGATCGATTAGATGCAATTGGCGCAATGTCAATCGCCCGTGTGTTTATCTTCGGTGGTGGGCACGGTCATATCATGTATGACCCGGCAATCAAGCCACGCACATCAATGTCAAAAGCCGAATATCGGCGCGATGACGAAGGCACAATGATTAATCATTTTTACGAGAAATTACTATTACTAGTTGACCATTTAAACACCACCAAGGCCAAAACGGTCGGCGCACATCGCCAACAAATTATGTTGGACTACTTAGCCGCATTCAAGGAAGAATGGGACGGAAAGGATCTCTAA
- a CDS encoding GntR family transcriptional regulator encodes MADVIYMQVLADLKHRIYSNEFPDKKLPDERSLSESYGVSRSSIKRALNILAAQGIIFKKRGSGTFVNPLYLKNQPIFHNEGSNLGVTDSYQLGGQAPTIKLLNFQVVPANDDLQQALFLDEGDFVYQIERLRILDGVPFMIETGFIPIKVLPELSTDKVEGSIFNYVEETKKKAVTKSFMSVMAEPSNAADQELLQLTAYEPVGIMEGIFFLDDGTPFEVSTMRINYKYMKYNAFVSLDAE; translated from the coding sequence ATGGCTGATGTCATTTACATGCAGGTTTTAGCCGACCTCAAGCACCGGATTTACAGTAATGAATTTCCTGATAAGAAGTTACCTGACGAACGGTCTTTATCAGAAAGTTACGGGGTAAGTCGTTCTTCAATCAAGCGCGCGTTGAATATTTTGGCGGCACAAGGAATTATTTTTAAAAAACGTGGTTCAGGAACATTCGTGAATCCACTTTATTTGAAAAACCAACCAATTTTCCATAATGAAGGCTCGAATTTAGGGGTGACAGATAGTTATCAACTTGGTGGGCAAGCGCCAACGATTAAGTTACTTAACTTTCAAGTGGTACCGGCTAATGATGACTTACAGCAAGCTTTGTTCCTAGATGAAGGGGACTTTGTGTACCAAATTGAACGTTTACGTATCTTGGATGGGGTGCCGTTCATGATTGAAACGGGCTTTATTCCAATCAAGGTGCTACCTGAATTATCAACGGATAAAGTTGAGGGGTCAATCTTTAACTATGTTGAGGAGACTAAGAAAAAAGCGGTCACCAAGTCATTTATGTCAGTGATGGCGGAACCATCGAATGCTGCGGATCAGGAGTTATTACAACTCACAGCTTATGAACCAGTCGGCATCATGGAAGGGATTTTCTTCTTAGATGATGGGACCCCATTTGAAGTGTCGACGATGCGTATCAATTATAAATATATGAAGTATAATGCTTTTGTCAGTTTAGATGCTGAGTAA
- a CDS encoding TMEM175 family protein, whose amino-acid sequence MKIERLQAFSDGMYAILITILVLEFVVPEYQVGHLLDGMLNQWPIFFAYILSYVYVGTLWLFHHDFFLSLKQIDRKLNIINMVSLFTVTLINYPTLLVAATLKRGNINDLRVAFMTYAFVAMLISLTYFWLYSYAASHSELAVKGDMNKELYSRIKYDPWRSVAVYGLAIGLMWLSAWLGAAMVVAGIIWHFIAYMRLGRNLHELHAPEHKK is encoded by the coding sequence ATGAAAATTGAAAGATTACAAGCGTTTAGTGATGGAATGTACGCGATTTTAATTACGATTTTGGTTTTGGAATTTGTGGTGCCAGAATACCAAGTCGGACATTTGCTTGATGGAATGTTGAATCAATGGCCGATTTTCTTTGCATATATTTTATCGTATGTTTATGTAGGGACGCTCTGGTTATTTCACCATGATTTTTTCTTATCATTGAAGCAAATTGATCGTAAACTGAACATTATCAACATGGTCTCATTGTTCACAGTCACACTCATTAACTACCCAACTTTATTAGTCGCTGCAACACTAAAACGCGGTAATATCAACGATTTACGGGTAGCATTTATGACGTATGCATTTGTAGCGATGCTGATTTCACTGACGTATTTTTGGCTGTATAGTTACGCTGCTAGCCATAGTGAATTAGCGGTCAAAGGTGACATGAATAAGGAGTTATATTCACGGATTAAGTATGATCCATGGCGGTCAGTAGCGGTGTATGGACTAGCGATTGGCCTAATGTGGTTGAGCGCTTGGCTCGGTGCCGCAATGGTGGTTGCCGGGATTATCTGGCACTTTATTGCATATATGCGCTTAGGACGGAATTTACACGAATTACATGCACCCGAACATAAAAAATAA